The following are from one region of the Corylus avellana chromosome ca1, CavTom2PMs-1.0 genome:
- the LOC132167680 gene encoding EPIDERMAL PATTERNING FACTOR-like protein 9: protein MSNIKLCNLLLFFLTLILAAYVIQGSTNHSETHRPSAFHSSPHAQKEMYLQGGNERMKRRNSRRLMIGSTAPTCTYNECRGCKFRCRAEQVPVEGNDPINSAYHYKCVCHR from the exons atgtcCAACATTAAACTATGCAACTTACTGTTGTTTTTCTTGACCTTAATCCTAGCAGCATATGTTATACAAG GATCTACAAACCATTCAGAAACTCATCGTCCAAGTGCTTTCCATTCATCACCACACGCACAAAAAGAAATGTATTTGCAG gGTGGCAATGAAAGAATGAAGAGGAGAAACTCGAGGAGATTGATGATAGGATCGACGGCGCCTACGTGTACTTACAATGAATGTAGAGGTTGCAAGTTCCGGTGCAGAGCCGAGCAAGTGCCGGTGGAGGGAAACGACCCGATTAATAGCGCATACCACTACAAATGTGTTTGTCATAGGTAA